A single genomic interval of Oryza sativa Japonica Group chromosome 7, ASM3414082v1 harbors:
- the LOC4343843 gene encoding probable 6-phosphogluconolactonase 2, with translation MEREISALYEPKRNNEIRIFESSDEMSTDLAEYISQVSEISVKERGYFAIALSGGPLVSFLGKLCEAPYNKTLDWSKWYIFWSDERAVAKNHAESNYRITKEGFLSKVPILNGHVYSINDNATVEDAATDYEFVIRQLVKVRTIGVSESNDCPKFDLILLSMGSDGHVASLFPNHPSLELKDDWITYITDSPQPPPERITFTLPVINSASNIAIVTTGDDKSEAVHLAISDNADGPEAPSSLPARMVQPTDGKLVWFLDKSAASSLDAENDDAFEQHREY, from the exons ATGGAGAGGGAAATTTCTGCCTTATATGAACCAAAAAGAAACAATGAAATAAGAATTTTTGAGAGTTCAGATGAGATGTCAACAGATCTGGCTGAGTATATCTCGCAAGTTTCAGAAATATCTGTCAAAGAAAGGGGATACTTTGCTATTGCCCTTTCTGGAGGTCCCCTAGTCAGTTTTTTGGG GAAACTTTGTGAAGCGCCATACAACAAGACCTTGGATTGGTCTAAATGGTACATCTTCTGGTCTGATGAGCGTGCTGTAGCAAAGAATCATGCAGAGAGTAATTATAGGATAACAAAAGAAGGATTCCTGTCCAAG GTACCTATTCTCAATGGCCATGTCTACTCTATAAACGACAACGCGACGGTGGAGGATGCCGCAACAGATTACGAATTTGTCATCAGGCAGCTGGTCAAGGTCCGCACTATTGGAGTCTCCGAAAGCAACGATTGCCCCAAGTTCGATCTAATCCTGCTCAGCATGGGTTCTGATGGACATGTGGCTTCATTGTTCCCCAACCATCCATCCCTTGAGCTGAAAGATGACTGGATCACCTACATCACCGACTCTCCCCAGCCTCCACCTGAGCGGATCACCTTCACTCTCCCTGTGATAAACTCGGCTTCGAACATCGCAATAGTGACTACCGGTGACGATAAATCGGAGGCTGTCCATTTGGCCATTTCTGACAATGCAGATGGTCCAGAAGCCCCCTCATCGCTGCCAGCAAGAATGGTTCAGCCAACAGACGGCAAGCTGGTGTGGTTTTTGGACAAGTCAGCTGCGTCCTCTCTGGATGCCGAGAACGATGACGCCTTTGAGCAGCATCGCGAGTACTAA
- the LOC4343844 gene encoding COBRA-like protein 1 precursor has translation MALLLLRMGVSVALLVAFFSSLIPSSEAYDPLDPNGNITIKWDVLQWTPDGYVAVVSLYNYQQYRHIQSPGWKLGWVWAKKEIIWAMNGGQATEQGDCSKFKSNIPHCCKKDPEIVDLLPGTPYNMQIANCCKGGVLNSWAQDPANAIASFQVSVGQAGTTNKTVRVPRNFTLKSPGPGYTCGSAKVVRPTKFFSQDGRRTTQAHMTWNVTCTYSQIVAQRSPTCCVSLSSFYNDTIVNCPTCSCGCQNNKPGSCVEGNSPYLASVVNTHNKDSLTPLVQCTSHMCPIRVHWHVKVNYKEYWRVKITVTNFNYRMNYSQWNLVTQHPSFDNLTTIFSFNYKSLNPYGVINDTAMLWGIKYYNDLLMTAGPDGNVQSELLFKKDPKSFTFEKGWAFPRRVYFNGDNCVMPPPDAYPWLPNASTRVMSSILLPFITIWTALTFLMVYA, from the exons ATGGCGCTCCTGCTGCTGCGTATGGGCGTCTCCGTCGCGCTGCTCGTcgccttcttctcctctctgaTTCCGTCGTCAG AGGCATACGATCCGCTTGATCCAAATGGGAACATAACAATCAAGTGGGATGTGCTGCAATGGACTCCAGATGGATATGTT GCTGTTGTTTCACTATACAACTATCAGCAGTATCGACACATTCAATCACCCGGATGGAAACTCGGATGGGTGTGGGCAAAGAAGGAGATAATCTGGGCGATGAACGGCGGCCAAGCGACGGAGCAAGGCGACTGCTCAAAGTTCAAATCAAATATCCCACATTGCTGCAAGAAAGATCCTGAGATCGTGGACCTGCTCCCGGGAACCCCTTACAACATGCAGATTGCCAACTGCTGCAAGGGAGGAGTGCTCAACTCGTGGGCACAGGACCCTGCAAATGCCATAGCATCATTCCAAGTCAGTGTTGGTCAGGCAGGGACGACGAACAAGACGGTGCGGGTGCCGAGAAATTTCACCCTGAAATCTCCAGGTCCAGGGTATACCTGTGGCAGTGCCAAGGTTGTGAGACCTACCAAGTTTTTTTCGCAGGATGGAAGGAGAACAACTCAGGCTCACA TGACATGGAATGTGACTTGCACATATTCACAGATTGTCGCGCAAAGATCTCCGACGTGCTGCGTTTCGCTCTCGTCTTTTTACAATGATACCATAGTTAACTGCCCAACATGCTCATGTGGCTGCCAGAATAATAAACCAGGAAGCTGTGTAGA GGGAAATTCTCCTTATTTGGCTTCTGTTGTGAACACCCATAACAAGGACAGCTTGACACCTCTAGTCCAGTGCACTTCTCATATGTGCCCAATAAGAGTTCATTGGCATGTGAAGGTTAACTACAAGGAGTACTGGAGGGTCAAGATCACAGTGACAAACTTCAATTACAGGATGAACTACTCTCAGTGGAACCTAGTCACTCAGCACCCCAGTTTTGACAATCTGACAACCATTTTCAGCTTCAACTACAAATCTTTGAACCCATATGGAGTAATAA ATGATACCGCGATGTTATGGGGAATCAAGTACTACAATGACTTGCTCATGACGGCGGGTCCAGATGGAAATGTTCAGTCTGAGCTTCTGTTCAAGAAGGACCCCAAGAGTTTCACCTTTGAGAAAGGCTGGGCCTTCCCAAGACGTGTATACTTCAATGGTGACAACTGTGTGATGCCACCACCAGATGCATATCCATGGCTGCCAAATGCTTCAACAAGAGTGATGTCTTCAATTCTCCTTCCATTCATTACCATTTGGACAGCACTGACATTCTTGATGGTTTACGCATAG
- the LOC4343845 gene encoding COBRA-like protein 6 precursor, with protein sequence MAVLGSLLLLILAATLSVAVAYDPLDPNGNITIKWDVMSWTPDGYVAMVTINNYQTYRQIMAPGWTVGWTWARQEVIWSMVGAQATDQGDCSRFKANLPHCCRRTPAVVDLLPGVPYNQQIANCCRGGVLPAYGQAPSAAAAAFQVSVGQAGTTNRTVRLPRNFTLLGPGPGYTCGRARVVPSTVFLTADRRRKTQALMTWNVTCTYSQHLASKYPSCCVSFSSFYNDTIVPCAKCACGCDAHKPCVRSERDGKRLAVTGKKHDANANAHGRGNGVAAAAMAAPLLQCTTHMCPVRVHWHVKLNYREYWRAKITIVNFNYRMNYTGWTLVAQHPNLDNITEVFSFDYKPVVSYGSINDTAMFYGLKYFNDQLMEAGPHGNVQSEVLMRKDARTFTFRQGWAFPRKVYFNGDECQMPPPDSYPYLPNAAPPAAASLVGSAVAMAALVFFLMA encoded by the exons ATGGCGGTGCTCGGCTCCCTTCTGCTCCTCATCCTCGCCGCCACGCTCTCTGTCGCTG TTGCTTATGATCCGCTCGACCCCAACGGCAACATCACCATCAAATGGGACGTCATGTCGTGGACACCCGACGGATACGTC GCGATGGTGACGATCAACAACTACCAGACATACCGTCAGATAATGGCGCCGGGGTGGACGGTGGGGTGGACGTGGGCGCGGCAGGAGGTGATCTGGTCCATGGTGGGCGCGCAGGCCACGGACCAGGGCGACTGCTCCCGCTTCAAGGCCAACCTCCCACACTGCTGCCGCCGGACGCCCGCCGTCGTGGACCTCCTCCCCGGCGTCCCCTACAACCAGCAGATCGCCAACTGCTGCCGGGGCGGCGTCCTCCCGGCGTACGGCCaggccccctccgccgccgccgccgcgttccagGTCAGCGTCGGCCAGGCCGGCACCACCAACCGCACCGTCAGGCTCCCCAGGAACTTCACCCTCCTCGGCCCCGGCCCCGGCTACACCTGTGGCCGCGCCAGGGTCGTCCCCTCCACCGTCTTCCTCACCGCCGATCGCCGCCGCAAGACCCAAGCCCTCA TGACGTGGAACGTGACGTGCACGTACTCGCAGCACCTGGCGTCCAAGTACCCGTCGTGCTgcgtctccttctcctccttctaCAACGACACCATCGTCCCCTGCGCCAAGTGCGCCTGCGGCTGCGACGCCCACAAGCCCTGCGTCCG GAGCGAGAGGGACGGGAAGAGGCTGGCGGTGACGGGGAAGAAGCACGACGCGAACGCGAACGCGCACGGGCGCGGCaacggcgtcgcggcggcggcaatggcggcgccgctgctgcaGTGCACGACGCACATGTGCCCGGTGAGGGTGCACTGGCACGTGAAGCTCAACTACAGGGAGTACTGGCGCGCCAAGATCACCATCGTCAACTTCAACTACCGGATGAACTACACCGGGTGGACGCTCGTTGCCCAGCACCCCAACCTCGACAACATCACCGAGGTCTTCAGCTTCGACTACAAGCCCGTCGTCTCCTACGGCTCCATCA ATGATACGGCGATGTTCTATGGGCTGAAGTACTTCAACGACCAGCTGATGGAGGCCGGGCCGCACGGGAACGTGCAGTCGGAGGTGCTGATGAGGAAGGACGCGAGGACGTTCACGTTCAGGCAGGGATGGGCGTTCCCGAGGAAGGTCTACTTCAACGGCGACGAGTGCCAGATGCCGCCGCCGGACTCCTACCCTTACCTGCCCAACGCCgctcccccggcggcggcgtcgctcgTCGGCTccgcggtggccatggcggcctTGGTGTTCTTCCTCATGGCGTAG
- the LOC107278397 gene encoding mitochondrial import inner membrane translocase subunit TIM17-2, producing the protein MERDPCPDRILDDIGASFGMGAVGGSFFHFVKGLRNSPSGARFAGGMEGVRMNAPRVAGGFAVWCGLFSACDCALVSVRQKEDPYNSIIAGAATGGILAARQGLRAVARASLQGAVLLALVSSFGIMMNRLPDAGSMPVNKTETCKEPQMPETFDVPSTPPPSFEYK; encoded by the coding sequence ATGGAAAGGGATCCATGCCCAGATCGCATCCTTGATGATATTGGTGCGTCTTTTGGCATGGGTGCAGTGGGAGGTTCTTTCTTCCACTTCGTCAAGGGTCTCCGCAACTCGCCCAGTGGTGCACGGTTTGCTGGCGGCATGGAGGGTGTGCGGATGAATGCGCCACGTGTTGCCGGTGGCTTTGCTGTTTGGTGTGGCCTCTTCTCAGCTTGTGATTGTGCCCTAGTTTCTGTGCGTCAAAAGGAGGACCCCTATAATTCCATCATTGCTGgtgcggccaccggcggcatTCTTGCTGCTCGTCAGGGCTTACGTGCGGTTGCTCGTGCATCCCTGCAAGGCGCGGTTCTCTTAGCCCTTGTTAGTAGTTTTGGGATCATGATGAATAGATTACCTGATGCTGGATCAATGCCAGTCAACAAGACTGAGACTTGTAAGGAGCCACAAATGCCAGAGACTTTTGATGTGCCTAGCACACCACCACCATCGTTTGAGTACAAGTAG
- the LOC4343846 gene encoding mitochondrial import inner membrane translocase subunit TIM17-2 has translation MGTPETSREPCPDRILDDVGGAFGMGAVGGSLFHFLKGTYNSPNGERLVGGAQAVRMNAPRVGGSFAVWGGLFSAFDCTMVFMRQKEDPWNSIIAGAATGGFLSMRQGPGAAGRSALMGGMLLALIEGAGLMLNRVLATPPPLPVDDPNLPAVMGGGGGIPGIPQVPVAPPEVASSSGGGSGWFGSLFGKKEEEKKASPSGGKSEMLESFDTPSTPIPTFEYK, from the coding sequence ATGGGGACGCCGGAGACGTCGAGGGAGCCGTGCCCGGACCGGATCCTGGACGACGTGGGCGGGGCGTTCGGGATGGGCGCGGTGGGGGGCTCCCTCTTCCACTTCCTCAAGGGCACCTACAACTCCCCCAACGGCGagcgcctcgtcggcggcgcgcaGGCGGTGCGGATGAACGCGCCCCGCGTCGGCGGCAGCTTCGCGGTGTGGGGCGGCCTCTTCTCCGCCTTCGACTGCACCATGGTCTTCATGCGCCAGAAGGAGGACCCCTGGAACTCcatcatcgccggcgccgccaccggcggcttCCTCTCCATGCGCCAgggccccggcgccgccggccgctccgCGCTCATGGGCGGGATGCTGCTCGCCCTCATCGAGGGCGCGGGCCTCATGCTCAACCGCGTCCTCGCCACGCCCCCGCCGCTCCCCGTCGATGACCCCAACCTCCCCGCCgtcatgggcggcggcggcgggatcccCGGGATCCCGCAGGTCCCCGTGGCGCCACCTGAGGTCGCGAGCTCCAGCGGCGGTGGGAGTGGATGGTTCGGGAGCCTGTTCggcaagaaggaggaggagaagaaggcgaGCCCGAGCGGCGGCAAGTCGGAGATGTTGGAGAGCTTCGACACGCCGAGCACTCCGATCCCAACCTTCGAGTACAAGTGA